Proteins encoded within one genomic window of Gemmatimonadaceae bacterium:
- a CDS encoding methionyl-tRNA formyltransferase has product MTASGGLRIAMYGDGQWAADTLARLTDAGHRIVVAVLRQSPSDASLGDAAARLRVPVLQPARINAPDVVRQIAALQPDLGISVACNQILRAPIREAHALGVINFHAGKLPFYRGRNIINWAIINGETEIGLTGHYVDDGIDTGDIIMQVTLPIGWTDGYGDVLRRVVERLPSLVVDTVREIANGTAQRRRQADHPGTYFGGRREGDEWIDWNASSRTIHNFIRAISEPGPGARTMLDRTPVIVWRAFYDPSWPNYVATPGQVVGRQPGGALVKTGDSTILVQSIEGQTGREQPTWRIGTRLSQHRCVCEDAPPVARPPR; this is encoded by the coding sequence ATGACCGCGTCCGGCGGCCTGCGCATCGCCATGTACGGCGACGGCCAGTGGGCCGCCGACACGCTCGCCCGCCTGACCGATGCGGGGCACCGCATCGTCGTCGCCGTTCTCCGCCAATCGCCGAGTGATGCGTCGTTAGGCGACGCCGCGGCGCGGCTGCGCGTGCCGGTGCTGCAACCGGCCAGGATCAATGCGCCGGATGTGGTTCGTCAAATCGCAGCGCTCCAGCCCGACCTCGGCATCTCGGTGGCCTGCAACCAGATCCTGCGCGCCCCCATCCGCGAGGCGCACGCGCTCGGCGTGATCAACTTCCACGCCGGCAAGCTCCCGTTCTATCGCGGCCGCAACATCATCAACTGGGCGATCATCAACGGCGAGACGGAGATTGGCCTAACGGGACACTACGTGGACGACGGCATCGATACGGGCGACATCATCATGCAAGTCACGCTGCCGATCGGATGGACCGATGGCTACGGCGATGTGCTGCGCCGCGTCGTCGAGCGACTGCCGTCCCTGGTCGTCGACACGGTGCGCGAGATCGCCAACGGCACAGCACAGCGCCGACGTCAAGCCGATCACCCGGGCACCTACTTTGGCGGCCGCCGAGAAGGCGATGAATGGATTGATTGGAACGCGTCGAGCCGCACGATCCATAATTTCATCCGCGCGATCTCCGAGCCCGGCCCCGGCGCGCGAACGATGCTCGATCGCACACCCGTGATTGTGTGGCGAGCGTTTTATGACCCATCCTGGCCTAACTACGTCGCCACACCAGGTCAGGTCGTCGGCCGCCAGCCGGGCGGCGCCCTCGTGAAAACCGGCGACTCGACCATCCTCGTCCAGTCGATCGAAGGCCAAACCGGACGAGAGCAGCCAACCTGGCGAATCGGAACGCGCCTCTCGCAACATCGTTGCGTGTGCGAGGACGCCCCGCCCGTTGCACGGCCGCCACGGTAG